The proteins below come from a single Priestia aryabhattai genomic window:
- a CDS encoding SprT family protein has translation MNDKDLQLLVEEISLKLFHKPFRHEATFNSRLRTTGGRYLLRTSNIEVNYKYFEQYGRQEIVEIIKHELCHYHLHIEGKGYKHGDQDFKQLMKEVGAPRFCQALKKESDGKKKEHIYVCMQCDQKYVRKRKVNTVKYVCGKCRGKLKKI, from the coding sequence ATGAATGATAAGGATTTACAACTACTTGTAGAAGAAATTTCGTTGAAGCTGTTTCACAAACCATTTCGTCATGAAGCAACTTTTAATTCTCGTTTACGTACGACAGGTGGAAGGTATTTATTACGTACATCTAATATAGAAGTAAACTATAAATACTTTGAACAATATGGCAGACAAGAAATAGTAGAAATTATTAAACATGAGCTCTGTCACTATCATTTGCATATTGAGGGGAAAGGGTATAAGCATGGAGATCAAGACTTTAAACAGCTAATGAAAGAAGTAGGCGCCCCCCGGTTTTGTCAGGCATTGAAAAAAGAAAGTGATGGAAAGAAAAAAGAGCACATATATGTATGTATGCAGTGTGATCAAAAATATGTGCGAAAAAGAAAAGTGAACACGGTTAAATATG
- the cmpA gene encoding cortex morphogenetic protein CmpA — MPMWLQKQMRRAYSEKDRAQIKLLNQCWFFYQKNNSAS; from the coding sequence ATGCCAATGTGGCTACAAAAACAAATGAGGCGCGCTTATTCTGAAAAAGACCGTGCACAAATAAAATTGCTCAATCAATGTTGGTTTTTTTATCAAAAAAATAATTCCGCTTCTTAA